The genomic DNA CTGTTCGTCGTCCGCTCCGGCGAGGCGGCCCGGCTGACCCTCCAGTCGCCGCTCCGGATGTGGGGGGCGCTCGCCATCCTGTGCTGCACCGCCGTCCCCGGCCTGTACTCGCTCTGGTTCTGGTACCGTGAGGCCCGCCGGATCCCCCACTACCTCCTCCACTGGGAGGAGACACACGCCGGCAGCGCGGCCATCCAGTCCGCGGAGGACCTGCCGCCACTCCCGACCCGCCCGGTCGGGAACCTGCTCGTCCCGTCGCTCCTGTTCGCACCGATATACGTGGGCTACAAGCTCGCACCCGACCAGGGCGACCCGCCGCTCGTGTTCGTCGCCGCCCTCGCAGTCGGCGCCACGGCACTCCTGGTGTTCGCCGGCCTGTCTATCCGCCGGACGTTCCACCGCCCGCCACAGCACCCGCGAACCGACGCCTGGGCCATCCCGCTGGCCTTCCTCGTTCAGGTCGGCTGGTTCTGGTGGCTCTTCGGTGACGGGGGGATGATAGTCGACTCCTCGTTCGGCCTCAGACAGGTCGCCATGGTCGCGCTGCTGTCGATGATGTTGTTCTTCATGGAAGACCTGTGGCAGTGGCTCGAGGACCGCATCGGCGACTACGCCAGTGCGGTCGCGATGGCACTGCTCGGTACCGGCTTCCTCGCCCTCGCCGTCTTCGAGGGCGTCCGAACTTCGGGGACGACGGTGGTCTTCCTGGTTCTCGCCGGCGGTGCGCTCGTCACCCTGTTCCTGGGTGGCTTCGCCGGACTGGTCACGTGGCGACTGGCCGACGAGGAGTGACCGGAGTGGCGCTTGGGTGTGGGACCGACCCGATGGACGACAGTGATAACTCTCGAAGTTCGAGAGTTGAAGGAATATAGTTCCACCAGGATTCGAACCTGGGTCGTTGCCCCCAGAAGGCAACAGGATTGGCCACTACCCCATGGAACTTCGCGGATATACGTATGCCGCGGAGGGATATGAGTGTTGCGGATTCGCGGGACTCCGCCCCCAGGTCCCCCGTTCACGGCGGTCCCGCCCGGGGGTCCTACTCCGTCCGCGCGAACGCGAGCTGGCCGGAGACGTTCTCGATGTAGACGTCCACGACGTCACCTTCCTGCGTGCCGGGGACGAAGATGGTGTAGCCGCCGCGCTTGGCGACGCCGTCGCCCTTGCGGCCGGTGTCGGTGATCTCGACGGTGTAGCGGCCGCCCTTCTCGACGGCGTCGGCCTGCTGCTGGCTGGTCGAGCGGCGCTTCGAGACGGGTCGGAAGGCACCGCAGGCGTCACAGCGGAGCATCTGCGTGCCGTTCTCGGTGACGAGGCGGGTGTCGGGCAGGCCACACTCCGAGCAGCGGACGTACTCCTCGACGTAGTCGCTGATGGCGGCGTCGAAGTCGGTACCGTCGAAGCGGCCGTTGTAGCGGCCGACGCCCTCGCTGAGCTGGCCGGCCGTCGCGAGCGCGCGCTGGACGAACGAGTGGACGTGGTCGACCTCGCGGTTGAGCGCGTCGGCGACCGCGTCGAGGTTCGTGAACCGGGTGAACGCACCGTCGGCCTGGGCCTCGGGGTCGGGGACCGAGAGGCGGGAGGCCTCCGCGCTCCGCTCCGGGAGCGCGTCGAGCGCCCGCGTGAGTGAGGATTCGTAGTCCATACGCGAGTGAGTCCGTGCGGACGTATACGCGTTCCGTGTCGCCGTCTGGGGGGTTCCGTGTGTCCCGGAGGCACGGTCCCGACCGGCTCGATGGCCGCCCGACCGGCCGCGTGGCGGTCGCTCCGCACGAACGATTATGCGACACCCGGCCGACGCGCCGGTATGACCGACGACCTGCCGGCCGACGGCTCGGCGCCACGGGCCGCCGACGAACCGACCGACCGCGAGGTCGCGTGCTTCGAGGCGGGCGTGAAGTTCGGGTCGCTGTACCACCAGTTCGCCGGGACGCCGCTCTCGCCGGACAGCGCCGACGCGCTGGCGACCGCGATGGAGCGGAGCATCGAGAACCAGCCACACTGCGAGGACGTGGCCGTCGAGATGCGGGACGAGGAACTGGCCGACGCCCTCGCGGAGGGGAGCGCCGACTACACGGAGTGGACCGGCCGGTTCTCCGAGGTCCGGATGCGTATCGAGTACGAGAACGTGGTCGTCCACACGGGGATGGCGATGGACGAGGGCTACCCGCTGATGCAGGTCGAGTCCGTCGAGGAGGACTGACTACCTGTCGCCGTCCGTGTCGTCGCCCTCCGCGTCGTTGCTCTCCGTCTCGTCCCCCTCCCTGTCATCGCCCTCCGCGTCGGTCTCCGTATCGTCGTCACGTTCCTCGGAGACGTACTCCCAGACCTCGGCACAGCCACTCCCATCGGGCAGGTCGTCGAGGTGTGCGGTGTCGTCGTCCCCCTCGGTTGCGTCCGCGCCGTCCCCGTCGGGACGGGGGGTGTCGACGGGCATCGGCCCGGATTCATCGTCGGCTCCCATCGGTACTGTCCGGCGTTGGGACGGGACGGGGATAAACTCGCGCCGGGCGCGGCCCCTCCGGCGCGTCGACGGGTGTCCCGTGGTCCCACACCTGATGGGGGCGAGCGTCACGAAAGGGTTTAGTAGAGTCCTGCTCCCACGTTCATCCACGATGACGACGGAGTCCCACGCGCTGTCGGCTCCCTCGCCCAGCCACGGGTTCCGTCACCTCGCCCCCCGACGACCGCGACGGGCCCTCTAGGCCCGCCTCTTCTCACTTCCCCCGACGACCGTCCCGCTCCCTGGCCGCGCCACTCGCTCGTGACGCGGCGGGGGATATCGAACGACCCATCACACATCACACGCACCACACATCCATGACACACGAGAAGGTCGCGCTCGCGTTCTCTGGCGGGCTCGACACCACCGTCTGCGTCCCGCTGCTGGAGGAGGAGTACGGCTACGACGAGGTCATCGGCGTCACCGTCGACGTCGGCCAGCCGAGCGAGGAGTTCGACGAGGCCCACGAGACCGCCGAGGCGCTCGGGCTCGAACACTACGTCGTCGACGCACAGGAGGAGTTCGCCGACCTCTGTATGGACGCGGTCCGCGCGAACGCCACCTACCAGGGCTACCCCCTGGGGACGGCGCTCGCGCGCCCGGTCATCGCGAAGGCCATCCTCGCGGTCGCCGAGGAGAACGACTGCACCGGCATCGCCCACGGCTGTACCGGGAAGGGGAACGACCAGCTCCGGTTCGAGGCCGTCTGGCGCGACTCCGACCTCGAGGTCATCGCGCCCGTGCGCGAACTCGGCCTGACCCGCGAGTGGGAGCAGGAGTACGCCGCCGAGCGCGACCTGCCCGTCGAGGGCGGCGACGGCGGCGCCTACTCCATCGACACGAACCTGTGGAGCCGTTCGGTCGAGGGCAGCGAACTGGAGGAGCCGAGCCACGTCCCCAGCGAGGACATCTACGCCTGGACCTCGGCACCCGGCAGCGAGACGCAGGAGCTCACCATCGAGTTCGAGGACGGCTACCCCGTCGCGCTCGACGGCGAGGAACTCGATTCCGTCACGCTCATCGAGACGCTGAACGACCTCGCCGGCGACTACGGCGTCGGCCGTACCGACGTGATGGAGGACCGCATGCTGGGCCTGAAGGTGCGCGAGAACTACGAGCACCCGGCCGCCACCACCCTCCTGAACGCCCACGAGGCCCTGGAGTCGCTCGTCCTCACGCAGGAGGAGCGCCAGTTCAAGAACTACATCGACCAGGAGTGGGCCGAGAAGGGGTACCAGGGCCTCGTCGACGCGCCGCTCGTCCGCGCGCTGGAGGGGTTCATCGACGAGACCCAGGAGCGCGTCACCGGCAGCGTCACCATCCGGCTCGAGGGTGGGCAGGCGCGCCCGGTCGGGCGCGAGAGCCCGTACGCCGTCTACTCCGCGGAGGCGGCCTCGTTCAACACCGAGGACGTCATCGGCGGCATCGAGCAGAACGACGCCACCGGCGTCGCGAAGTACCACGGCTTCCAGCAGCGCCTCTCGAACAAGGTGACCGAGGCCGCCAACGAGGGCCGCACGGACTGGGGCGGCGACGACGCCGAGTGAGATGACCGGGCGCGAGCACGAGGCCACGGACGCGGGCGCGCCCCCGAACGGGGGCACCGACGAGGTCGCCACCGACGGGAGCGGCGAAAGCGACAGCGCCGGTGACGGCGACGTCGTCCGTCGCGAGCGGTTCAGCGGCGGCCCCGCCCGCGAGTTCCTCTCCTCGCTCGCGCAGGACGAGCGCATCTTCGCGGCCGACCTCGCCGTGGACCGCGCGCACACCGTGATGCTCGCCGAGCAGGGCATCATCGGGGACGACGAGGCCGGCGAGATCCTCGGCGCGCTCGACGATGTCGAGGCGGCGGGCCACGCCGCGCTCGACGGTGGCGAGGACGTCCACGCGGCCATCGAGACGGCCGTCATCGAGCGTATCGGCCCCGTCGGCGGGAAGATGCACACCGCGCGCTCGCGCAACGACGAGGTCGCGACGTGCATCCGGTACCGCCTCCGCGCGGACCTGCTCGACACCGTCGATGCCGTGCTCGCCGCGCGTGACGTGTTGCTGGGGACGATGGCCGCGGAGCGCGAGACCCTCGCGCCCGGCTACACGCATCTCCAGCCCGCACAGCCGACGACCGTCGCGCACTGGCTGGGCTCCTACGAGGGCGCGCTGGCCCGCGATACGGGTCGGCTGTTCGACGCGTTCGACCGCACCAACCGCTCGCCGCTGGGTGGCGCCGCCTTCGGCGGCACCCCGTTCGACATCGACCGCGAGCGCACGGCGGCCCTGCTAGGGTTCGACGGCCTCGTCGAGAACAGCATGGATGCCTCGTCCGCGCGGGACTTCCTGCTGGAGGCCACGAGCGCGCTCGCGACGCTCGCGACGCACTGCTCGGGGCTGGCCGAGGACCTCGTCCTGTTCGCCAATCGCGGGTTCGTGGAACTGGACGACGACTACGCCTCCACGTCGTCGATCATGCCCCAGAAGAAGAACCCGGACACGCTGGAACTCGTCCGGGCGGTCGCGGGCGACGCGGCGGGCGACCTGCAGGCCGTGCTGACGAGTCTGAAGGGGCTCCCCCGGGCGTACAACCGCGACCTCCAACGCGTCCACCCGCACGCGTTCGACGCAGCGGACGCCGTGCTCGACGCCGTCGAGGTCACGGCGGGCGCGGTCGCCACGGCCGACTGGAACGAGGCTGCGCTGGCCGAGGCGGCCGACGAGGGCTTCTCGACGGCCACGGGCGTCGCGGACCTGCTGGCGATGGCCGGGGTGCCGTTCCGGACCGCGCACGAACTCGTGGCGCGGGCCGCGGAGGCGGGCGACGACAGGTCGGCGCTACGGGCCGACGAACGATACGAGGCCGTCACGGCGGCTGCCGAGGACGTGCTGGACGCGCCCCTCGCGGAGTACGTCGACCCCGAGGAGGTGCGCCGAGCACTGGACCCGGTCGAGAGCGTGGCGATGCGCGACTCGCGCGGCGGGCCCGCACCCGAGGCGATGGCGGCACACCACGAGCGCGCGACGGACGCCCGCTCGGCCGACCAGGAGGCGCTGGCGGCTCGCCGCGAGGGACTGACCGAGGCGGCCGACCGCCTCGCTACCGAGGTGGACCGCCATGTCTGAGCGACCGGCCCCGGTAGCCCGGCCGCCCGCACCCCCCCGACGACCATTGACAGGTATCTGATACCGGCTCCCCAAGTTCGGTTCTGGGCGCCCTGAATGCCGTTAGCCGACGGTGCGATTCTACCAGTTGTTCGACAGGTTCGACAGCCTTAAGTTGCCGAAGCGGCCACGTAGGGGTACAATGGTAGACTGTCCCGAGTGCGGGGCCGACGTGGACCTGCACGACGACCTCGAGGTCGGAGAGATCGTCGACTGCGCGACCTGCGGTGCCGAGCTCGAAGTGGTCGGTGACGACCCCGTCGAGCTGGACACGGCACCCGAACTCGAGGAGGACTGGGGGGAGTAAGATGCCCGTGCCCGGCGTGGTTCGTGCCACACTGCTCGCGGCTCCGCCGCTCGCAAGGGGCGGCGGTGCCGCCCCGCAGACCCGGCGCGAGCACGCCGGGCGACCGGCGCCCCCCACCTCGGCGGCCACCGGAGGTGCCCGCTGATGCAGGTCGGCATGCTGTACTCGCGCATCAGGCGCGACGAGAAGCTCCTCCTCTCGGAGCTGCGCGACCGCGACCACGAGGTCACGAAGATCGACGTCCGCAAGGAGCACTTCGACGTCCACGAGACGCCCGAGGCGTTCGAGGGGCTCGACCTCGTCCTCGACCGGTGTCTCGCGACCAGCCGGTCGCGCTACGCCACGGATTTCGTGGCCCACTACGACGTGCCCGTCGTCAACGACCCGCGGACGGCGGCCATCTGCGCCGACAAGGCCCGGAACAGCCTCGTCCTCGCCGACGCGGGCGTCCCGACGCCGCGTACGACGGTCGCGTTCACGAAGGAGTCCGCGATGGAGGCCATCGAGGAGTTCGGCTACCCCTGCGTCCTGAAGCCTGTCGTGGGCAGCTGGGGTCGACTGATGGCGAAGATCGACTCCCGGAACGCCGCCGAGGCCATCCTGGAGCACAAGGAGACGCTCGGCCACTACGAGCACAAGGTGTTCTACATCCAGGAGTTCGTCGAGAAGCCGGGCCGTGACATCCGCGTCCTGGCGACGGACGGCGAGCCGGTCGCCGCGATGGCGCGCGCCTCGGACCACTGGCTCACCAACGCCGCGAAGGGCGCCACCACCGAGGCCATCGAGGTGACCGACGAGATGCGCGACCTCGTCGAGCGCGCCTCCGACGCCGTCGGCGGCGGCCTCCTCGGCGTCGACCTCATGGAGACGGGCGACGAGTTCACCGTCCACGAGGTCAACCACACGGTCGAGTTCAAGGCGCTGAACGAGGTGGCCGACGTGGACGTGCCCGGCACGGTCGTCGACTGGCTCGAGGGGAAGGCCGACACCGAGGCCGCGGAGGTCACGACATGACCACCACTGCCAGCGTGGTCGGCGGCACCGGCTTCACGGGTGGCGAACTGCTGCGCCTGCTCGACGGCCACCCCGAGTTCGAGGTCGTGCAGGCGACCTCCCGCTCGGAGGCGAACAAGACCGTCGGCGGCATCCACCCGAACCTGCGTCACATGGACCTGCGGTTCTCCGACCCGGCGGACCTCGAATCCGTGGACACGCTGTTCGCGTGTACGCCCCACGGCGTCTCGATGGGCCAGATCGACGAGTTCCGCGACGCCGCCGGCACGGTCGTCGACCTCTCGGCGGACTTCCGTCTGCCCGAGACGACGTACTACGACGAGTACTACGACGGCCACGAGCGACCCGGGCTGCTCGAGGAGGCCGAGTACGCCCTGCCCGAGTTGAACCGCGAGAACCTGCCGGGCGCCGACCTCATCGCCGCCGGAGGCTGCAACGCCACCGCCAGCATCCTCGGCCTGCTCCCGCTGTTCGAGGCGGGCATCCTCGACGGCGACGAGCAGATCGTCATCGACATCAAGGTCGGCTCCAGCGAGGGGGGCGCCGGCGGCGGTGCCGCGTCGTCGCACGCCGAGCGCTCGGGCGTCGTCCGCCCGTACGCGCCGACCGGCCATCGCCACGAGGCCGAGATCGAGGCGTACCTCGGCACGAGCGTCTCGTTCACGGTCCACGCCGTCGACATGATCCGCGGCGCGAGCGCGACCTGTCACATCTTCCCGAACGGGCCCGTCTCGAAGGGCGATATGTGGCAGGCCTACCGCGGCCAGTACGAGGACGAGCCGTTCGTCCGCATGGCGTCGGGCGGCGGTGGCGTGTATCGGTATCCGGAGCCGAAGGCGGTCGCGGGCTCGAACTTCGCGGAGGTCGGCTTCGAGGTCGACCCCACGAACAAGCGCCTCGTCGTCTTCTCGGCCATCGACAACATGATGAAGGGCTCGGCGGGCCAGGCGGTCCACGCGGCGAACATCGCGCTGGGCTTCGAGGAGACCGCCGGGCTGGAGCACACGGGCTTCCACCCCATCGGCGCGCCCTGAGCATAGAAGCAGCGAATCAGCGAAATTTTTCGATAATGATGCATATAAACGACGCAAGTCAGATGTTTTCGATGAAAGAGCAGATTAAAAGCTGTAGGAAGCCCCGGGCGGCTCGACCCTCCGGGGCTCGCTGCGCGCTTCCCTCGCGCCTCGCAGAGCGAGGCGCTCGGTCCAGTGCTTGCGTCGTCCTCAGAATCGAAGATTCTGATGGGCTGCGGGAGAGCCCTGCTCTCCCGAACGCCCGGGAGGGGTCGAGCCCCCCGCCCCTTCCATTCCCGCCCGTTCCGGGAGGTCGGTCGAGCGACGCCCCCGCCAGCGCGGTGCGTACTCGTGGAGGTGCGGCAGCATGAGCGATATCTCCGACTACGACCGCGTCGTCGTGAAGATCGGCGGCGCGAAGGCCGTCGAGCCGGAGGGCGCGCTGGCGGACATCGCCGATCTGGTCGACGAGGGCGTCGAGATGGCCGTCGTCCACGGCGGCTCGACGGCGGTCGACGACACGTTAGAGCGGATGGGGATGGAGCCCGAGTACGTCGAGACGCCGGGCGGCGTCGTCGGTCGGTTCACCGACGAGGAGACGATGGACGTGTTCAAGATGGCGATGGCCGGGCTGGTGAACACCGACCTCGTGACGGGCCTGCGCAACGCGGGCGCAGACGCCGTCGGCCTCTCCGGGGTGGACGGTGGCCTCCTCACGGGCTCCCGGAAGGACGCGGTGCGGGTCGTCGAGGACGGGAAGAAGAAGATCCGCCGCGGCGACCACTCGGGCACCATCAAGCAGATCAACGCCGACCTGCTGGAGTCGCTGCTCGCCGATGGGTACACCCCGGTCGCCTCGCCGCCGATGCTGGCCGACGACGGGGTGGCGGTGAACACGGACGCCGACCGCGCGAGCGCGGCGGTGGCGGGCGCGCTGGGCGCGACGCTCGTCTCGCTGACCGACGTCGAGGGCGTCTACCGGGACCCCGACGACCCGTCGACCCGTATCGAGCGCGTCGAGACCGCCGACGACTTCGCGGCACTCGAGTCGGCGGCCGAGGGGTTCATGAGCCGGAAGGTGATGGCCGCGACGGAGGCGCTGGAGGGCGGCGCGCCCGAGGTCGTCGTCGCCTCCGCGAACGCCGACCGGCCGGTCCGGACGGCGCTGGAGGGTGGCGGTACGCACGTCCTGCAGTCGGCCCTGCCGGAGGGGGACGAGTGACGATGCAGCACTGGCACGGACCGACAGGTTCGATAGCGCAGGACCGCACAGCGTACGCATGACCGGATTCGTCTTCTCCGAGAAGCCCATCCGCATCGAACGCGGTGAGGGCGTCCACCTCTACGACACGAACGGGACCGAGTACCTCGATTTCGGCGCCAGCTACGCCTGTACGCCGGTCGGCCACTGCCACCCCGAGGTGGTCGACGCGGCGACGAGCCAGCTGGAGCGGCTCATGTACGTCCAGGCCTCCTACCCGAACGACGCCCGCGACGCGCTGTACGGCGCACTCGCGGACTGTGCGCCCGGGGACATCGACCGGGTATGGCTCTGTAACTCCGGGACGGAGGCCAACGAGGCCGCGCTGAAGTTCGCCCGGCACGCCACCGGCCGCTCGAAGATCGTCGCCACGACGCGGGGCTTCCACGGCCGCACGATGGGGGCGCTCTCGGCGACCTGGAAGGACGAGTACCGGGAGGGCTTCGAGCCGCTGGCCGGCGGCTTCGAGTTCGTCGAGTACGGCGACGCCGACGCGATGGCCGCGGCGGTCGACGACGAGACTGCGGCGGTCATCCTCGAACCGCTCCAGGGCGAGGGCGGCATCAACCCCGCCGACACCGACTACCTGCAGGCCGTCCGCGAGACGACCGCCGACCACGGGGCCGCGATGATACTGGACGAGATCCAGACGGGACTCGGCCGCACGGGCCACCTGTGGGCCAGCGAGCGCCACGATGTCGTTCCGGACGTCCTGACGACGGCGAAGGGGCTCGGCAGCGGCCTCCCGGTCGGCGCGACCCTGGTGAAGGAGTGGGTGGCCGAGGACTGCGGCAACCACGGCTCGACGTTCTCCGGTGGCCCGGTCGTCTCGGCCGCCGCCGGCGCCACGCTGGACGTGCTCCAGCGCGAGGATCTCCCCGCACACGCCGGAGAGATGGGTGACTACCTGATGGGCGAGGTTCGGGACCTGCTCGGCGACGAGGTCCGCGACGTGCGCGGCCACGGGCTGATGATCGGTGTCGAGGTGAAGCGGGGGGCCAACCGCCTGCTGCGCGACCTCGCCATCGAGCACGGGATCCTCGCACTGCCCGCGGGCCGGACAGTCCTGCGCCTGCTCCCGCCGCTCACCATCGAGCGCGAGCACGCCGACGAGGTCGTCGACGCGCTGGAGGCGGTCATCGCGTGAGCGACGCCGCCGAGGCACCGGCCGACAGCCAGGTTCCCGTCGACCAGGAGGCCCGCGACCTGCTCGAGCGCGTGGTCGCCACGCCCTCGCCGTCCGGCGAGGAGGGGGCCGCGGCCGCTGAACTCGTCGAGTTCTTCGAGTCCCACGGGCGGGAGGCCTGGACCGACGCGGTCGGCAACGTCCGCGCGCCCGCCGACGACTCGCTCCTGCTCACCTCGCACGTCGACACCGTCCCCGGCGACATCCCGGTCCGTGTCGAGGAACACGACGACGGGAGCGACGTGCTGTGGGGCCGCGGCAGCGTCGACGCGAAGGGGCCGCTGTGTGCGATGGCCGTCGTCGCGGTCCGCACGGGCGTCTCGTTCGCCGGCGTCGTCGGCGAGGAGGTCGACTCCCGGGGCGCCCACCACCTCGTGGCCGAGCGCGACGCGCCCGACGCCGTCGTGAACGGCGAACCATCCGGCTGGGACGGCATCACGCTGGGCTACCGCGGGCTCACGGCCGGCCGGTACGTCCACACCTCGGAGTCGGGTCACACCTCCCGCGAGGAGGCAAACGCCATCCAGTCGGCCATCCGCTGGTGGGCTCGGGTGGAGGACCGCTACGAGACCGACGAGTACGAGCCGGTCTTCGAGCAGGTGACGACCAAGCCGGTCGCGATGGACGGCGGCCTCACCGAGGACGGCCTCTCGGTGGAGGCGACGATGGACGTCCAGCTGCGCGTCCCGCCCGCGCTGACGGTCGACGACGTACAGGAGACCGTCGTCTCCGAGCTCGCGGGCGGGACCGTCAACTGGTACGACGAGGTGCC from Haloglomus litoreum includes the following:
- a CDS encoding translation initiation factor IF-2 subunit beta, which produces MDYESSLTRALDALPERSAEASRLSVPDPEAQADGAFTRFTNLDAVADALNREVDHVHSFVQRALATAGQLSEGVGRYNGRFDGTDFDAAISDYVEEYVRCSECGLPDTRLVTENGTQMLRCDACGAFRPVSKRRSTSQQQADAVEKGGRYTVEITDTGRKGDGVAKRGGYTIFVPGTQEGDVVDVYIENVSGQLAFARTE
- a CDS encoding dihydroneopterin aldolase family protein → MTDDLPADGSAPRAADEPTDREVACFEAGVKFGSLYHQFAGTPLSPDSADALATAMERSIENQPHCEDVAVEMRDEELADALAEGSADYTEWTGRFSEVRMRIEYENVVVHTGMAMDEGYPLMQVESVEED
- a CDS encoding argininosuccinate synthase; this translates as MTHEKVALAFSGGLDTTVCVPLLEEEYGYDEVIGVTVDVGQPSEEFDEAHETAEALGLEHYVVDAQEEFADLCMDAVRANATYQGYPLGTALARPVIAKAILAVAEENDCTGIAHGCTGKGNDQLRFEAVWRDSDLEVIAPVRELGLTREWEQEYAAERDLPVEGGDGGAYSIDTNLWSRSVEGSELEEPSHVPSEDIYAWTSAPGSETQELTIEFEDGYPVALDGEELDSVTLIETLNDLAGDYGVGRTDVMEDRMLGLKVRENYEHPAATTLLNAHEALESLVLTQEERQFKNYIDQEWAEKGYQGLVDAPLVRALEGFIDETQERVTGSVTIRLEGGQARPVGRESPYAVYSAEAASFNTEDVIGGIEQNDATGVAKYHGFQQRLSNKVTEAANEGRTDWGGDDAE
- the argH gene encoding argininosuccinate lyase, whose protein sequence is MTGREHEATDAGAPPNGGTDEVATDGSGESDSAGDGDVVRRERFSGGPAREFLSSLAQDERIFAADLAVDRAHTVMLAEQGIIGDDEAGEILGALDDVEAAGHAALDGGEDVHAAIETAVIERIGPVGGKMHTARSRNDEVATCIRYRLRADLLDTVDAVLAARDVLLGTMAAERETLAPGYTHLQPAQPTTVAHWLGSYEGALARDTGRLFDAFDRTNRSPLGGAAFGGTPFDIDRERTAALLGFDGLVENSMDASSARDFLLEATSALATLATHCSGLAEDLVLFANRGFVELDDDYASTSSIMPQKKNPDTLELVRAVAGDAAGDLQAVLTSLKGLPRAYNRDLQRVHPHAFDAADAVLDAVEVTAGAVATADWNEAALAEAADEGFSTATGVADLLAMAGVPFRTAHELVARAAEAGDDRSALRADERYEAVTAAAEDVLDAPLAEYVDPEEVRRALDPVESVAMRDSRGGPAPEAMAAHHERATDARSADQEALAARREGLTEAADRLATEVDRHV
- the lysW gene encoding lysine biosynthesis protein LysW, which codes for MVDCPECGADVDLHDDLEVGEIVDCATCGAELEVVGDDPVELDTAPELEEDWGE
- the lysX gene encoding lysine biosynthesis protein LysX, producing the protein MQVGMLYSRIRRDEKLLLSELRDRDHEVTKIDVRKEHFDVHETPEAFEGLDLVLDRCLATSRSRYATDFVAHYDVPVVNDPRTAAICADKARNSLVLADAGVPTPRTTVAFTKESAMEAIEEFGYPCVLKPVVGSWGRLMAKIDSRNAAEAILEHKETLGHYEHKVFYIQEFVEKPGRDIRVLATDGEPVAAMARASDHWLTNAAKGATTEAIEVTDEMRDLVERASDAVGGGLLGVDLMETGDEFTVHEVNHTVEFKALNEVADVDVPGTVVDWLEGKADTEAAEVTT
- the argC gene encoding N-acetyl-gamma-glutamyl-phosphate reductase, giving the protein MTTTASVVGGTGFTGGELLRLLDGHPEFEVVQATSRSEANKTVGGIHPNLRHMDLRFSDPADLESVDTLFACTPHGVSMGQIDEFRDAAGTVVDLSADFRLPETTYYDEYYDGHERPGLLEEAEYALPELNRENLPGADLIAAGGCNATASILGLLPLFEAGILDGDEQIVIDIKVGSSEGGAGGGAASSHAERSGVVRPYAPTGHRHEAEIEAYLGTSVSFTVHAVDMIRGASATCHIFPNGPVSKGDMWQAYRGQYEDEPFVRMASGGGGVYRYPEPKAVAGSNFAEVGFEVDPTNKRLVVFSAIDNMMKGSAGQAVHAANIALGFEETAGLEHTGFHPIGAP
- a CDS encoding acetylglutamate/acetylaminoadipate kinase, with amino-acid sequence MSDISDYDRVVVKIGGAKAVEPEGALADIADLVDEGVEMAVVHGGSTAVDDTLERMGMEPEYVETPGGVVGRFTDEETMDVFKMAMAGLVNTDLVTGLRNAGADAVGLSGVDGGLLTGSRKDAVRVVEDGKKKIRRGDHSGTIKQINADLLESLLADGYTPVASPPMLADDGVAVNTDADRASAAVAGALGATLVSLTDVEGVYRDPDDPSTRIERVETADDFAALESAAEGFMSRKVMAATEALEGGAPEVVVASANADRPVRTALEGGGTHVLQSALPEGDE
- a CDS encoding aspartate aminotransferase family protein, producing MTGFVFSEKPIRIERGEGVHLYDTNGTEYLDFGASYACTPVGHCHPEVVDAATSQLERLMYVQASYPNDARDALYGALADCAPGDIDRVWLCNSGTEANEAALKFARHATGRSKIVATTRGFHGRTMGALSATWKDEYREGFEPLAGGFEFVEYGDADAMAAAVDDETAAVILEPLQGEGGINPADTDYLQAVRETTADHGAAMILDEIQTGLGRTGHLWASERHDVVPDVLTTAKGLGSGLPVGATLVKEWVAEDCGNHGSTFSGGPVVSAAAGATLDVLQREDLPAHAGEMGDYLMGEVRDLLGDEVRDVRGHGLMIGVEVKRGANRLLRDLAIEHGILALPAGRTVLRLLPPLTIEREHADEVVDALEAVIA
- a CDS encoding [LysW]-lysine hydrolase, which produces MSDAAEAPADSQVPVDQEARDLLERVVATPSPSGEEGAAAAELVEFFESHGREAWTDAVGNVRAPADDSLLLTSHVDTVPGDIPVRVEEHDDGSDVLWGRGSVDAKGPLCAMAVVAVRTGVSFAGVVGEEVDSRGAHHLVAERDAPDAVVNGEPSGWDGITLGYRGLTAGRYVHTSESGHTSREEANAIQSAIRWWARVEDRYETDEYEPVFEQVTTKPVAMDGGLTEDGLSVEATMDVQLRVPPALTVDDVQETVVSELAGGTVNWYDEVPPVMVSPRTEVARAFRVAIRDVGGDPRLLRKTGTSDMNVFAGAWDCPMATYGPGDSDLDHAPNEHLPLRDLDRAVAVLERVASDFTEDENDD